A region from the Diadema setosum chromosome 13, eeDiaSeto1, whole genome shotgun sequence genome encodes:
- the LOC140237321 gene encoding SOSS complex subunit C-like — protein MSVPGSSSTQVQQNHNRMAILEDLQEKKKRMRMQSTGPGSSSSLPMKDSSMRMTREEAHSSALKQQQALQHAHENSSAYFITQDSSFGNLILPVIPRLPAPPE, from the exons ATGTCTGTTCCAGGCTCAAGCTCTACGCAAG TGCAGCAGAACCACAACAGGATGGCCATTTTAGAAGACTTgcaggagaagaaaaagagaatgagaaTGCAGTCTACTGGACCGGGAAG cTCATCATCTCTTCCTATGAAGGATAGCTCAATGAGG ATGACAAGAGAAGAGGCCCACTCTTCTGCATTGAAGCAACAACAGGCTCTGCAG CATGCACACGAAAACTCCTCTGCATACTTCATCACCCAAGACTCTTCGTTTGGCAACCTGATTCTCCCCGTGATCCCTCGACTGCCGGCCCCTCCGGAATAG